One window from the genome of Paraneptunicella aestuarii encodes:
- a CDS encoding class I SAM-dependent methyltransferase, with protein MEIDLLKNYPKSKRDTKGRSEIMTEEVRAIARQYGKEFFDGDRLYGYGGFNYNARFWQPVIPDFVQHFGLTSESRFLDVGCAKGFTLFDLMEGVPGITVAGIDISEYAIENAKEEVKPFLTVGDAKALPYEDNEFDAVISINTVHNLERDECAKALQEIMRVTKDSGKAFITVDAYRNDEEKERMMQWALTAKTIMHVDDWKQFFKDVGYTGDYYWFIP; from the coding sequence ATGGAAATTGATCTGTTAAAGAACTATCCAAAAAGTAAGCGTGACACAAAAGGGCGTAGTGAAATTATGACCGAAGAAGTCAGAGCCATTGCTCGTCAATATGGTAAAGAGTTCTTCGATGGCGATCGCCTTTATGGTTATGGCGGTTTTAACTACAACGCTCGTTTTTGGCAGCCTGTCATTCCCGATTTTGTTCAGCATTTTGGTTTAACCAGCGAAAGTCGTTTTCTTGATGTGGGTTGTGCCAAGGGATTCACGCTTTTTGATTTGATGGAAGGTGTTCCTGGAATTACGGTTGCAGGTATCGATATCTCCGAATATGCGATAGAGAACGCCAAGGAAGAAGTTAAACCTTTCCTGACCGTTGGAGATGCTAAAGCGCTTCCTTATGAAGACAACGAGTTCGATGCGGTAATCAGTATCAACACGGTTCATAATCTGGAGCGTGATGAATGCGCGAAAGCCTTGCAGGAAATCATGCGAGTCACCAAAGATTCCGGCAAAGCCTTTATTACGGTTGACGCATATCGTAATGACGAAGAAAAAGAACGCATGATGCAATGGGCATTAACGGCGAAAACCATTATGCATGTTGATGATTGGAAGCAGTTCTTTAAAGATGTGGGCTATACCGGGGACTATTACTGGTTTATTCCGTAA
- the acpP gene encoding acyl carrier protein: protein MINIDEKVKKIIAEQLNVKQEQVTDDSKLVESLDLDSLDVVELTLKFEEAFDIDIYEEALPQMKVVGDVIRYIEVNYDPELAEI, encoded by the coding sequence ATGATTAATATCGACGAAAAAGTTAAAAAAATCATTGCCGAACAACTCAATGTCAAACAGGAACAAGTTACCGATGACTCTAAATTGGTCGAGTCTCTTGATTTAGATAGCCTTGACGTAGTGGAGCTAACGCTTAAGTTTGAAGAAGCTTTCGATATCGATATTTATGAAGAAGCTTTGCCTCAAATGAAAGTTGTAGGTGATGTAATACGCTACATAGAAGTTAATTACGATCCAGAACTTGCTGAAATTTAG
- a CDS encoding class I SAM-dependent methyltransferase, translating to MTTEKRAKEHQYSGNFDFENTELGWMTNQVWHEDPKRVVFVLSRYKFVAKMLSGKHRVAEVGCGDAFGSRIVASEVGSLTVTDFDPLFIESINASPNKKWHEDALVHDITSGALPQDKGAFDAVYCLDVFEHIESDKEHQIVENLKNSTHDDGVVIIGIPSLESQQYASEQSKIGHVNCKSGNDFKALLQEHFRHVFLFSMNDEVVHTGFYPMAHYLFALCAK from the coding sequence ATGACAACAGAAAAGCGAGCGAAAGAGCATCAATACAGCGGCAATTTTGATTTTGAAAACACAGAATTGGGCTGGATGACCAATCAGGTTTGGCATGAAGATCCCAAACGTGTTGTTTTCGTTCTTTCACGATATAAATTTGTTGCCAAAATGCTCTCTGGTAAGCATCGAGTGGCAGAAGTGGGCTGCGGTGATGCGTTTGGTTCTCGTATTGTTGCCAGTGAAGTCGGCAGTTTAACCGTTACTGATTTCGATCCGTTGTTCATTGAATCCATCAATGCATCTCCAAATAAAAAATGGCATGAAGACGCCCTGGTTCACGACATTACCAGCGGAGCGCTACCACAAGATAAAGGTGCATTTGATGCGGTTTATTGCTTGGATGTGTTTGAACACATTGAATCGGATAAAGAACATCAAATCGTTGAGAACCTGAAAAACTCCACCCACGACGACGGTGTCGTGATTATCGGCATTCCGTCTTTGGAATCTCAGCAGTACGCATCCGAGCAAAGTAAAATTGGTCATGTGAACTGTAAATCTGGCAATGATTTCAAAGCGTTACTACAAGAACATTTTCGCCATGTTTTCCTGTTTTCCATGAATGATGAAGTGGTTCATACCGGGTTCTATCCGATGGCGCACTATCTTTTTGCACTTTGTGCTAAATAA
- a CDS encoding phytanoyl-CoA dioxygenase family protein: MQVHEINELSKASLLGEVNEGAGFYLANMSQDDLAQLRALVTEQFLHVIQCVAPEQVAKYRAAGLAHYHEVYQESDFDHGSVWNKASRVLGPKAVEQVAQLGFYQKLTSCLGDFLVSDEEGFSWPGIYWRLVRPGNSDIGPVHADKWFWDLGHGEMPGEPGEYYRLKIWMSLQSQSGKSGLRVVPHSQKSEQWRYHGENKSGKMKPVLDEKEEDLDLVALPLSPGGFVVFHDKLLHGGMPNLGDTSRVSMEFTMLVKA; encoded by the coding sequence ATGCAGGTTCATGAGATTAACGAATTAAGCAAAGCTTCTTTGTTGGGTGAAGTTAACGAAGGTGCGGGTTTTTATCTGGCCAATATGTCTCAAGATGATTTGGCGCAACTACGCGCTTTGGTTACTGAACAGTTTTTACATGTTATTCAATGTGTTGCTCCGGAACAGGTAGCGAAATACCGAGCTGCGGGCTTGGCTCATTATCATGAAGTTTATCAGGAAAGCGATTTTGACCATGGCAGTGTATGGAACAAAGCCTCTCGTGTGTTAGGGCCTAAAGCGGTAGAGCAGGTTGCACAACTGGGCTTTTATCAAAAGTTAACCTCCTGTTTGGGCGATTTTCTGGTTTCCGATGAAGAAGGATTTAGCTGGCCGGGGATTTATTGGCGCTTGGTACGCCCCGGCAATTCCGACATTGGCCCCGTTCATGCCGACAAATGGTTTTGGGACTTGGGGCATGGTGAAATGCCCGGCGAACCCGGTGAATACTATCGTTTAAAGATTTGGATGAGTTTGCAATCGCAATCGGGCAAAAGCGGTTTGCGCGTTGTTCCTCATTCTCAGAAAAGCGAACAGTGGCGTTATCACGGCGAGAACAAAAGCGGCAAGATGAAGCCGGTTCTGGATGAAAAAGAGGAAGATCTGGATTTGGTGGCATTGCCTTTATCACCCGGTGGCTTTGTGGTGTTTCACGACAAACTATTACACGGCGGAATGCCTAATTTAGGTGATACCAGCAGGGTCAGCATGGAATTTACCATGTTGGTGAAGGCATAG
- a CDS encoding transketolase, whose translation MNTEAKQIIANIRQQLVEVSNKNKVPHLACSLSSVEILYTLYFHIMNIRPEQPDWADRDRFLLGKGHAAAVLYSVLGFRGYFAPEQVMTLGQNGSAFEEHPGKNPPPGVENISGSLGHALGLATGMAKAAKIAGSNAHFYALVGDGELNEGTNWEAAMFAPANGLDNLTVVVDFNKLQGTGRSCEIMQLENMEDKWKAFGWNTSRVDGHNVDALHEVLKADNIVAGKPRAIVADTIKGAGVSFMEDDNNWHYRIPTVEEVDAVAKELGLV comes from the coding sequence ATGAATACCGAAGCAAAGCAGATTATCGCAAACATTCGACAACAACTTGTCGAAGTCTCGAACAAAAACAAAGTACCGCATTTGGCTTGTTCGCTATCCAGTGTTGAGATCCTGTACACCCTCTACTTCCACATTATGAATATCCGCCCTGAGCAGCCCGACTGGGCAGACAGAGATAGATTCCTGCTAGGCAAAGGCCATGCCGCCGCTGTGCTTTACAGCGTGTTGGGCTTTCGCGGTTATTTTGCGCCAGAGCAAGTCATGACCCTGGGGCAAAATGGCAGTGCCTTTGAAGAGCATCCGGGCAAGAATCCCCCTCCCGGTGTTGAGAATATCTCAGGCTCGTTAGGCCATGCGTTAGGTTTGGCTACCGGTATGGCGAAAGCGGCCAAAATAGCTGGTTCCAACGCGCATTTTTATGCCTTGGTAGGCGATGGTGAATTAAACGAAGGGACGAACTGGGAAGCCGCCATGTTTGCCCCGGCAAACGGCCTGGATAATTTGACCGTGGTCGTGGATTTCAACAAGCTTCAAGGCACAGGCCGCAGTTGCGAAATCATGCAACTGGAAAACATGGAAGACAAATGGAAAGCCTTTGGCTGGAATACCTCCAGAGTTGATGGCCACAATGTTGATGCATTACATGAGGTATTAAAAGCAGACAATATCGTTGCAGGTAAACCAAGAGCTATTGTGGCGGATACCATAAAAGGGGCAGGCGTGTCCTTTATGGAAGATGACAACAACTGGCACTACAGAATACCTACCGTTGAAGAAGTGGATGCGGTGGCAAAAGAATTGGGCTTGGTTTGA
- a CDS encoding transketolase family protein yields the protein MRNKFAQCLTEIAAEQQDVCLLYADIGNRLFDKLKDVAPERTINAGIAEANMATMASGMATMGLRPFIYTITPFTTARNFEQIKIDLAYADVPVVIVGTGSGLSYANLGPTHHSFEDIALMRILPNMQVVCPADSLELEALMPQMLTVEHPTYLRIGKKNEPLNYDSVPNIKLGKAHVLQEGQRVLLLCCGTALQIGGKLHAQLQEQGISTELTSMHTVKPLDEDYLQKMADYDLVVTLEEHSLIGGFGSAINDWIVDVYEQPVNLLRCGIPDKFIDQLHDPDSARKRIGLTAEDILPKILQRLSKK from the coding sequence ATGAGAAACAAATTCGCTCAATGTCTGACAGAAATCGCCGCAGAGCAACAAGATGTATGTTTGCTGTACGCAGACATTGGCAACCGCCTGTTCGACAAGCTTAAAGACGTTGCGCCGGAGCGCACCATCAACGCCGGTATTGCCGAAGCGAACATGGCAACTATGGCATCGGGCATGGCAACCATGGGGTTGCGCCCTTTCATTTACACCATTACGCCATTTACCACCGCGCGTAATTTTGAACAGATTAAAATCGACCTGGCCTATGCCGATGTGCCCGTGGTGATTGTGGGAACCGGTTCCGGTTTGTCTTACGCCAATTTAGGCCCAACGCACCACTCTTTTGAAGATATTGCTTTAATGCGAATCTTGCCCAATATGCAAGTGGTTTGCCCGGCTGATTCCCTGGAACTGGAAGCCTTGATGCCGCAAATGCTCACCGTAGAACACCCTACTTATTTGCGCATTGGCAAGAAAAACGAGCCCTTGAACTACGACAGTGTCCCCAATATCAAACTGGGTAAAGCCCATGTGTTACAGGAAGGGCAGCGCGTATTGTTGCTCTGTTGCGGCACGGCGTTGCAAATTGGTGGCAAGCTGCATGCACAACTGCAAGAACAGGGCATTTCCACCGAATTAACCAGTATGCATACGGTCAAACCCTTAGATGAAGATTACCTGCAAAAAATGGCGGACTACGATCTGGTTGTGACATTGGAAGAGCACAGTTTAATAGGTGGTTTTGGCTCGGCGATTAATGACTGGATTGTGGATGTGTACGAACAACCGGTAAACCTGTTGCGCTGTGGTATTCCCGATAAATTTATCGACCAACTTCATGATCCAGATTCAGCCAGAAAACGAATTGGTTTGACGGCTGAGGATATTTTGCCCAAAATTTTACAACGATTGAGCAAGAAGTAG
- a CDS encoding HAD family hydrolase → MLRIGIDFDNTIVNYDGVFHKAAVELGWLPEESDKIIGTSKEAVKNYFIERDEEPRWTELQGIVYGKAIVHAKPFQGLIRAIHDMLADNMLLFIVSHKTQYPIIGDKLDFHEAAKTWLAENGIEPHISQIYFCPEKDEKIQQISDLHLDWFIDDLPSILNHQQFPEHTKGVLFDPDGVHPAIENHSLARRWSDIPHILRGE, encoded by the coding sequence ATGTTGCGAATAGGCATTGATTTTGACAACACCATCGTTAATTACGATGGTGTTTTTCATAAAGCCGCAGTGGAATTGGGCTGGCTGCCGGAAGAATCTGACAAGATCATAGGCACAAGCAAAGAAGCCGTTAAAAACTACTTTATTGAACGGGACGAAGAGCCGCGATGGACAGAACTTCAAGGCATCGTTTACGGCAAAGCCATTGTTCATGCCAAGCCATTCCAAGGGCTGATTCGAGCCATTCACGACATGCTCGCCGACAACATGCTGCTTTTTATTGTTAGCCACAAAACCCAATATCCCATAATTGGCGACAAACTTGATTTTCATGAAGCCGCGAAAACCTGGCTGGCAGAAAACGGCATTGAACCGCACATTAGCCAAATCTATTTTTGTCCGGAGAAAGACGAGAAAATCCAGCAAATCTCAGATTTGCATCTGGACTGGTTTATTGATGATTTACCTTCCATTCTCAATCACCAACAATTTCCCGAACATACCAAAGGCGTGCTGTTTGACCCCGACGGCGTTCATCCTGCCATCGAGAATCATTCACTCGCTCGCCGCTGGTCTGACATTCCTCATATTCTTCGAGGAGAGTAA
- a CDS encoding phosphotransferase, with amino-acid sequence MSAPASIQLDLHIQHWIEAQCGQSIEQVIPVAGGKNNQALKIVTGRQELFFKQYFADDCQRFQRETEFVQLLNQHNIDSVAQLIGSEQVAKHKRNDHEYALFSMLPGQMPTQAHISKALVLQAAQFVAQINQPQVQQSATHLLNARGGLATAQDFIDEIPKRLEGFKAIEAISKDEELLVQALLEFLNGDFTQAFEQAKQQAMDYFSDQLTQPFERVLSPSDIGFHNTLFDASTSKLSFFDFEYAGWDSAEKLITDFFAQPRFDIAPEYLEDFIATAFHASSMQQQARLLKHCQVLLPLAHLKWALIFLNEFKHHDSQRRAFAASGLSSQVSPQSSSPISSPICEQASNSGIKDSEIEENHELIELIKRQQQLVKAQKRIARLF; translated from the coding sequence ATGTCAGCGCCCGCTAGCATTCAATTAGACTTGCACATACAACACTGGATTGAAGCGCAATGCGGGCAGTCTATTGAGCAAGTGATCCCGGTTGCAGGTGGCAAGAACAATCAGGCACTGAAAATAGTCACAGGGCGGCAAGAACTGTTTTTTAAGCAATACTTTGCTGACGACTGCCAACGCTTTCAGCGGGAAACCGAATTTGTTCAACTGTTGAATCAACACAATATTGATTCAGTTGCCCAGCTTATTGGTTCGGAGCAGGTTGCTAAACATAAACGCAATGATCATGAATACGCCTTGTTCTCTATGCTTCCGGGGCAAATGCCAACCCAAGCGCACATAAGCAAAGCCCTTGTGCTGCAAGCTGCACAATTCGTCGCGCAAATTAACCAACCACAAGTGCAGCAATCGGCGACTCATTTATTGAATGCAAGGGGCGGATTAGCCACAGCTCAGGACTTTATCGACGAAATACCCAAACGCTTGGAAGGTTTCAAAGCAATTGAAGCTATATCAAAAGACGAAGAGCTTCTTGTTCAAGCATTACTTGAATTTCTCAATGGCGATTTCACTCAAGCCTTTGAACAAGCCAAACAGCAAGCGATGGACTATTTTAGTGACCAGCTAACGCAACCCTTTGAGCGCGTGTTGTCACCGTCAGATATCGGTTTCCACAACACACTATTTGATGCTTCAACTAGCAAACTGTCCTTTTTTGACTTTGAATACGCAGGATGGGACAGCGCAGAAAAACTTATCACTGACTTTTTCGCGCAACCGCGCTTTGATATCGCTCCCGAATACCTGGAAGATTTTATCGCCACCGCATTCCATGCATCTTCAATGCAGCAACAAGCTCGGTTACTAAAACACTGCCAAGTGCTGCTACCGTTAGCGCACTTAAAATGGGCACTGATATTTTTAAATGAATTTAAACATCACGACAGCCAACGCAGAGCCTTCGCTGCCAGCGGATTGTCGTCTCAAGTATCTCCGCAAAGCTCTTCGCCAATCTCTTCGCCAATATGTGAGCAAGCCTCGAACTCGGGAATAAAAGACTCGGAAATAGAAGAAAACCATGAGCTGATTGAGCTGATAAAGCGCCAACAACAATTGGTAAAAGCGCAGAAGCGCATAGCCCGCCTGTTCTAA
- a CDS encoding AAA family ATPase — MDLSKFQVNEPFEVGAMNGLAKTYHVFDQQQLDAIRTAWFAKRPLLIKGEPGLGKSQIAQAIADRAGWNLIVHVVHSRSEPEDLLYHVDHVSRLAQAQLVSNHVSDKNSLNKQHFVVPGPLWWAYSPETAQAFFDSEENDYKTSIEINLAKPSVVLIDEIDKAGSELPNSLLEVLNNKSFHAHGHDKAICSDPDKIPFVIITSNAHRPLPHAFLRRCVVLELSLKKGNEGKKQLQEIAKAHHPELGNLSPELIDDVIDVVLDFRSQRSDQQYKPGTSEFLDLLKVLNDDDQYNNETDRKDAIKIISRHVLNK, encoded by the coding sequence ATGGATTTATCAAAATTTCAAGTTAATGAACCCTTTGAAGTTGGCGCAATGAATGGATTGGCAAAAACCTATCATGTTTTTGACCAGCAACAGCTAGACGCCATAAGAACAGCATGGTTTGCAAAGCGCCCATTGCTTATTAAAGGAGAGCCAGGGTTAGGTAAAAGCCAAATTGCTCAGGCGATTGCTGACAGAGCCGGATGGAACTTAATTGTTCATGTTGTCCACTCTCGAAGTGAGCCTGAAGACCTGCTTTATCACGTCGACCATGTTTCAAGGTTGGCACAGGCACAACTGGTAAGTAACCATGTATCAGACAAAAACAGCCTTAATAAACAGCACTTCGTTGTTCCTGGCCCTCTTTGGTGGGCATATTCCCCTGAAACAGCACAAGCCTTTTTTGACTCAGAGGAAAACGACTATAAGACATCCATCGAAATTAATTTAGCTAAGCCCTCAGTGGTGTTGATTGACGAAATCGACAAAGCAGGCAGCGAATTGCCCAACTCATTATTGGAAGTTCTGAATAACAAAAGCTTCCATGCTCATGGGCACGACAAAGCCATTTGCTCAGATCCCGACAAAATTCCTTTTGTGATCATTACCTCGAATGCTCATCGCCCTTTACCTCACGCCTTTTTAAGACGTTGTGTGGTTTTGGAATTGTCATTAAAAAAAGGCAATGAAGGTAAAAAACAATTGCAGGAAATCGCCAAGGCACACCATCCTGAATTGGGTAATTTGTCACCTGAGCTAATTGATGACGTGATTGATGTGGTTTTGGACTTTCGCAGCCAACGATCCGATCAGCAATACAAGCCGGGAACCTCTGAATTTCTGGATTTACTGAAGGTGTTAAACGACGATGACCAATACAACAATGAAACCGACAGAAAGGATGCCATCAAGATTATTAGTCGCCATGTTTTAAA